The window GAAAACTTTTCTCCTGTCGTTGGattaatatacataacATCATTGTTaagattattataatcTTCCATACGATAAGTAATTGGATTTGTTTGGATAGTATTTtgtgtattattataattcatTATATGTGAATAACCATCAAATCCTGTAGTATCCATATTAGTTCTCATCATACCTTGTATATTCAATGAATCATTCGTATCAGCAAGTGTCGTACCATTCATTGGAAGAGTATGACTATATGTAGGTATACCTTGGTCTATTTTTAGTTGAGATATCATATCTCCTGTGTATTTGTCTCTATTATTAACTATATAGTCATTATTATACGCATTTGTTAAGACAGAACCattcattaaataatttgtaTTCATACTATTCTGGGTTAAATCTATTGTGCTCATATCATATTGGGGTTCTTCCATATTCCTAGATGAAGCCATAGCATTTCTCATATTGTATGTCATGtccataattttttatgtgGTATCTTATATAGAATtaattcctttttttcttttttaaagtaaaaacaagaaaaaaaaaaaaaaaacaaataaaaataaaaataaaatgaaatgaaatttaaataaaaacgAAACAAagataacaaaaaaaatgataccaaaaaaaatgataacaaaaaaaatgataccaaaaaaaatgataacaaaaataatgataacaaaaaaaatgataacaaaaaaaaatgataccaaaaaaaatgataacaaaaaaaatgataacaaaaaaaatgataacaaaataattataaaataaagtatAAATTATTGTTTATGTAAATATGTTGTCTTATCACCTTTTGAATGAACAACACACTTGTTATATTTCACCTCTTTTATTATGAAatttttaatgaaaaataaaaagaagaaaaaaagaattacaTACAATATAagcaaatatatatactaaGGAGGCTacatacacatatatatttatatatttatttatttgttcatttccataaaaaatttgtatttgtaataacaatttaatatagacaaaaaacaaaacaaaaaaaaagaaaaaactctatacaatttttatctttttattttaaaaaataatggaatatcaaaataataacaatcTTGGTGTTTTAATAacatatcatatatatatatatatatatatatatacatattttaataaatgtgTAGTGATCTTACTT of the Plasmodium reichenowi strain SY57 chromosome 11, whole genome shotgun sequence genome contains:
- a CDS encoding hypothetical protein (conserved Plasmodium protein, unknown function) — encoded protein: MDMTYNMRNAMASSRNMEEPQYDMSTIDLTQNSMNTNYLMNGSVLTNAYNNDYIVNNRDKYTGDMISQLKIDQGIPTYSHTLPMNGTTLADTNDSLNIQGMMRTNMDTTGFDGYSHIMNYNNTQNTIQTNPITYRMEDYNNLNNDVMYINPTTGEKFSAEYVNNIPTNDSDNMLYSNNFKNNSINMNTLLNSHYNNLPYPIPIYESMNNPQMYMPHMNQKQTVNIPLQHGEKKSAARNISTVNKRRIKTKKFFPCC